A genomic region of Coraliomargarita sinensis contains the following coding sequences:
- a CDS encoding transporter — protein sequence MKFKIALLSFITAACMAETPAPLFPCCAADLNSISRPDGHAPISVMGDHTHAKGGWMLSYRYMHMDMDGMRNGSTRASSTDVFAADDGYTVTPTEMSMDMHMFGLMYAPTEQLTVMLMANYLETVMHHRINPAAPGMLLNVVGGDDFTTESSGWGDIKLSALYRFYLEGNRKAHFGLGVSLPTGSIDEKDNTPRPGMPPTFNSNQLPASMQLGSGTYDLLPSLTYVQQFEDWSWGAQANGTLRLESENDNDYRSGHVFELLGWTGYNLTDWLAVNSGLSYKYTGKLNGSQDDIGLVGPNGRSVTTAFKDNYGGERVDVTFGFNLLGPSGRIKGHRVSADLRLPLWQELNGHQLETDSIITIGWQKSF from the coding sequence ATGAAATTTAAAATCGCCTTATTATCTTTTATCACTGCCGCCTGCATGGCGGAAACACCGGCGCCACTCTTCCCGTGCTGCGCCGCCGACCTCAACAGTATCAGCCGTCCCGACGGGCACGCCCCCATTTCCGTAATGGGTGACCATACTCACGCCAAAGGAGGTTGGATGCTCTCCTACCGCTACATGCATATGGATATGGACGGCATGCGCAACGGCTCCACTCGGGCCTCGTCCACAGACGTCTTCGCTGCTGACGATGGCTACACCGTAACGCCCACGGAAATGTCGATGGACATGCATATGTTTGGACTGATGTACGCGCCCACGGAACAGTTAACCGTTATGCTGATGGCGAACTACCTCGAAACCGTGATGCACCATCGTATCAACCCGGCGGCCCCCGGGATGCTGTTAAACGTCGTCGGCGGTGATGACTTCACCACCGAGAGCTCTGGCTGGGGCGACATCAAGCTGAGCGCGCTTTATCGCTTTTACCTGGAAGGCAACCGCAAGGCTCATTTCGGCCTTGGCGTAAGCCTGCCCACGGGATCTATCGACGAAAAAGACAACACCCCTAGGCCCGGCATGCCGCCGACATTCAATTCGAACCAACTCCCCGCCTCGATGCAGCTCGGCTCCGGCACTTACGACCTGCTGCCTTCGCTCACTTACGTCCAGCAGTTTGAGGACTGGTCCTGGGGCGCGCAGGCCAACGGCACGCTTCGTCTTGAGAGTGAAAACGACAACGACTACCGCTCGGGCCATGTCTTCGAACTCCTCGGCTGGACCGGTTACAACCTCACGGACTGGCTGGCCGTAAACTCAGGGCTTAGCTACAAATACACCGGTAAGCTGAACGGAAGCCAGGACGACATCGGGCTCGTGGGGCCGAACGGTCGATCCGTGACCACCGCCTTTAAGGACAACTACGGCGGCGAACGTGTCGATGTGACCTTCGGCTTTAACCTACTGGGCCCCTCGGGCCGGATCAAAGGGCACCGGGTCTCGGCCGACTTGCGCCTTCCCTTATGGCAGGAGTTGAACGGTCACCAGCTCGAGACCGACTCGATCATCACCATAGGTTGGCAGAAGTCTTTTTAG
- a CDS encoding O-antigen ligase family protein, protein MEGDPWKKKRRRSKQKRHRSHSPGGRKGQANISGEYAKRHSRKDVAPTSSFASIQPSSAPITVEVKKEPPPVWLGYLLGLAGVTLLILLGGGHNVYALALSLLLPGVALLAHPPQQSPGLWLDRAAIAFLAFLLLAFVPSFYWPEAEWRSAARDIFQIELPASLSVQPWGSFEAWVSALAGFAWFYAASSWKINHQGRRSFYLVLSLVLGLLSLVVLWGNMSGAKYPSAEDSTVFSFFPNRNQTANFLAVGGVVAFGYAMCALRSRRLTPILGVIVSGLCFLALVWGISRAGVLLFFTGIVLGYVLQLACGRIPRGIKLGFPLFLLAFSVFIVSNSRTTERIVDFAASAEGWSEEFRVLMAKDTWAMIKSAPLAGHGLGSFPAVFPQYRELSANHQRAVHPESDVLWLTAETGLLGSALFLGFLVAYLIRCRGLSHGPSGGYRIVAMAALFVFLLHSFVDVSGHRPGTVYFAILIAALALPHDKAQLRAYRPLFWRACGAFLVLVGLMWGLGGVTGLPLHSSIAVERKESRIEESIELGDYTNGLDHVDKWIGQRPLDWRAYFQRATLTLSESGARARAAADFRRARFVEPNIGVVALEEGYAWLDYDPERTIAAWRELFSREFENRDSVFRRILNTAERNQKLLDGLARLSDLYPEFRVYFLNFQSGDFLMQELARDLKNDPRLSLYTREQRTSILKNWIRRGDREAAKEFLQENASGLNQSWWLWSLLHKEQAKFESAVQYIRGALNPPELPEVKVKGVPLERLKREFSVVPGDVMKGTALLHVYIAEGNFQKVREVAQTMISAQREVPLYVLYWHAESYFHLEDYIETWYAYERYLKKLWDEDE, encoded by the coding sequence ATGGAAGGAGATCCCTGGAAAAAGAAAAGGCGCCGCAGTAAACAAAAGCGTCACCGCTCACATTCGCCCGGTGGCCGGAAGGGCCAGGCAAACATATCCGGTGAATACGCCAAAAGGCACAGCCGCAAAGATGTCGCGCCCACTTCCTCATTCGCATCGATTCAACCGTCGAGCGCACCAATAACGGTCGAGGTAAAGAAAGAACCACCTCCGGTTTGGCTTGGGTACCTGTTGGGTCTGGCCGGTGTGACGTTACTGATTTTGCTTGGAGGCGGGCACAACGTTTATGCCCTGGCGCTTTCGCTTCTTTTGCCGGGGGTAGCGCTGTTAGCTCATCCGCCCCAGCAGAGCCCGGGGCTATGGCTGGACCGTGCGGCGATTGCATTTCTCGCCTTTCTGCTGTTGGCTTTTGTCCCTTCGTTCTACTGGCCGGAGGCTGAGTGGCGAAGTGCTGCCCGGGATATTTTCCAGATCGAACTTCCCGCAAGTCTATCCGTTCAACCGTGGGGTAGCTTTGAAGCATGGGTCTCTGCTCTGGCAGGGTTTGCCTGGTTTTATGCAGCGAGTTCATGGAAGATCAATCATCAGGGCAGGCGGTCCTTTTATCTCGTGCTCTCTCTGGTGTTGGGCTTGCTGTCACTCGTCGTGCTATGGGGCAACATGTCCGGGGCAAAATATCCCAGTGCAGAGGACTCCACCGTTTTCAGCTTTTTCCCGAACCGTAACCAGACAGCCAATTTTCTAGCGGTCGGCGGTGTGGTGGCGTTCGGTTATGCCATGTGCGCCTTACGCTCCCGGAGGTTAACGCCGATTCTGGGTGTTATTGTTTCGGGACTTTGTTTCCTTGCGCTTGTATGGGGCATCTCACGTGCGGGTGTCCTGCTCTTTTTTACCGGGATAGTACTTGGGTACGTGCTGCAACTGGCCTGTGGGCGCATCCCCAGGGGAATCAAGCTCGGCTTCCCTCTTTTCCTGTTGGCGTTCAGTGTGTTTATTGTGAGCAACTCCCGGACCACGGAGCGGATTGTCGATTTCGCTGCATCTGCGGAAGGCTGGTCTGAAGAGTTCCGGGTACTGATGGCTAAAGATACCTGGGCCATGATTAAGAGTGCCCCGCTAGCCGGGCATGGGCTCGGGAGCTTCCCGGCAGTATTCCCCCAGTACCGGGAGCTCTCCGCGAACCATCAGCGTGCGGTGCATCCGGAGAGTGATGTGCTTTGGCTGACCGCGGAAACGGGGCTTCTTGGTTCGGCTCTTTTTCTCGGTTTCCTTGTCGCTTACCTGATTCGATGCCGAGGGCTGAGCCACGGGCCGAGTGGTGGCTACCGAATTGTTGCGATGGCTGCACTATTCGTTTTCTTGCTCCACTCTTTTGTCGATGTTTCCGGGCACCGCCCCGGCACCGTTTATTTTGCGATTCTAATCGCCGCCCTGGCATTGCCGCATGACAAAGCCCAGCTGCGGGCTTATCGCCCCCTGTTCTGGCGTGCCTGCGGTGCTTTCCTCGTCCTCGTCGGGTTGATGTGGGGACTGGGAGGCGTCACCGGGCTTCCATTGCATTCTTCAATCGCGGTGGAGCGCAAGGAATCCAGAATAGAGGAAAGCATCGAACTGGGCGACTACACAAACGGGTTGGACCATGTCGATAAGTGGATCGGGCAACGCCCACTCGATTGGCGTGCATATTTTCAGCGTGCCACACTGACTCTCTCCGAATCCGGTGCGCGTGCGCGTGCCGCTGCTGATTTTCGGCGCGCCCGATTTGTCGAACCAAATATTGGAGTGGTCGCGCTGGAGGAAGGCTATGCCTGGCTTGACTACGACCCAGAGCGAACGATTGCGGCCTGGCGTGAACTCTTTTCCCGGGAATTTGAAAACAGGGATTCCGTCTTCCGGCGTATTTTAAATACAGCCGAACGGAATCAGAAGCTTCTGGACGGGTTGGCCCGATTGTCGGACCTGTATCCTGAGTTTCGGGTTTATTTTCTCAACTTCCAGTCCGGGGACTTCCTGATGCAAGAACTGGCGCGTGATTTGAAAAATGATCCACGTCTATCACTGTATACGAGGGAACAACGCACCTCGATTCTTAAAAACTGGATACGACGGGGTGATCGTGAAGCGGCGAAGGAATTCCTCCAGGAAAATGCATCGGGCTTGAACCAATCGTGGTGGCTTTGGTCATTGCTGCACAAAGAGCAGGCAAAATTCGAATCTGCCGTGCAGTACATCCGCGGAGCACTCAATCCGCCCGAGTTACCTGAAGTTAAAGTAAAAGGCGTTCCCCTTGAGCGCCTGAAACGGGAGTTTTCCGTCGTTCCGGGTGATGTGATGAAGGGGACGGCCTTGCTTCACGTGTATATCGCTGAAGGTAATTTTCAGAAGGTTAGAGAGGTGGCCCAGACAATGATTTCCGCCCAAAGAGAGGTACCATTATATGTGCTTTATTGGCATGCCGAGAGCTACTTCCATCTGGAAGATTATATTGAGACCTGGTACGCCTATGAGCGTTACCTCAAGAAGCTCTGGGACGAGGATGAGTGA